The following is a genomic window from Ethanoligenens harbinense YUAN-3.
AAACCCGGCACCGCACAGTATGAGCGTGACCGCATGAAGGACAATATTCTGAAACTCTACGACATTCCACTGTTGCGCTTTGCAACTAATGGGAGCGGTGAAATTGAAAAAATTGCGGCGGCTCTGGACAATTATTGCACTCTGAAAAAAGGGGCGGAGCGCTGAACTTCATGAAAAGGAAGCCCCCCCGATCTTCTAAACCCACAAGATGCTGGGCTGTACGAATAAGGCGACGGGGATCGGCCATTCCGCTAAATCAACGCTTATCTGCGCAAGATGGCGATTGACGGGCTATGTGGTGTATGCGAATATGTCCGATGCAAAGGAACTGGTTGCGCTCCTGCACCAAAACGGCGCGAATGTCAACCGGATTGCCCGACGCGCCAATGAAACGAACAGCCTGTACGCCGAGAATGTAGCCGATCTGGAGCGCCGCTACGGCACCCTACTCGCCGGATTAAACAGGCTGCTCGCCAAATGGAAAAATCTCTAAACCACCGTGGCGGCGGTGTAAAACAAACATTAAGCCGCCAGCGTCCCGGAACAAGGCATTTTCCGATTCTCCGGGGGTTGCAGTTTAATGCCCGCAGCGCGGTTATACGGCGGCTTCAAGCGCCTTTTGCTATACTCGTTCGGTGTTGTAATACCGCCGTTTGCCCTTGGAATGGTTTTTATATTCGATGGCTCCGACCGGACAGGCACCAATACAGGCCATGCAGTGGGTGCAATTTTTTCCCCAGCGCGGGCGGCGATTTTCGAGAATAATATAGTGTCAGCGCCAGTGATAAAATGAAGAAAAACGCCGGTCAAAAAATGTAGGTTTGCAGCGGAAAGGGATGCAATATGGTACACTCAAATCTGTCTGTTAAGCAGCAGGCGGAAAGGGTGTCAAAATGGAAGGAGCAAACCGGATGGATATCCGAAGCGACCGGCAAAAAGGACTGAGCTACACAGAGATAGCGCGCAAGTACAACATTGACCCGAGGACGGCGAAGAAATACGCCGAGAGCGAGGCGCGACCGGTATACAGCCTGAGCGCAACGAAGCCGTCGAAGCTGGACCCCTACAAGGAGCAGATAACGGTATGGCTGGAGGAAGCGCCGTACTCAGCGGAGCGGATACTGGAGAAAATTCAGGAGCAGGGCTTCGAGGGTGGGCACAGCATCGTGCGGGAATACGTGCGAAACAAGAAGGAACAGTTGGACGAGAAAGCAACGGTGCGGTTTGAAACGATGCCGGGACTTCAAGGGCAGATGGACTGGGCGTTTTTTGAGGATCACACCGTGCCGGAGGATGGGAAGCTGAAAAAGCTGTACTGTTTTCTGTTCATTTTGGGGTACTCGCGGACACGGTACATAGAGTTTGTGACCAACATGAGTACCAACACTCTGATCCGCTGCCATGCCAACGCGTTCCGGTATTTAGGCGGTTACCCGGAGGAAATTCTGTATGACAACATGAAGCAGGTCGTCATCAAACGGCTGCTGAAGCAGGAAGACAGTACCCTCAACCGGCAGTTTGAGGATTTCGCCGGATTCTATGGGTTCAAGCCATGTGCTGTGCCGGCCATACCGAGGCCAGACAAAGGGTAAAATAGAGCGCACGGTACAGTTCGTACGGGATAATTTCATGATTGGCATCAAGTACTCTTCACTTGACGACCTCAATGGCCAGGCCCTCGCATGGTGTAATAAGGTCAATGGGAAAGTCCACGCCACAACAAATGAAATTCCCTTCGAGAGACTAAAAAAAGAGGGCCTTAACCCTCTTAAACGTGAATATATCATCGACAAAATCAATCTGCGCCGGGTACAAAAAGACTGCCTCATCTCGTACGGCGGTAATCAGTATTCCGTGCCATCGGAATACGCCGGCGAAGATGTGGCAGTCGTAGCATTGGACAACGTGCTTGCTGTCTACTATGAAGGAAAGCAAATTGCCCTGCACCGAATATCCTACCAGAAAAAAGACATGGTCGTCAATGCCCATCATTATCGCAGGCTGACCGTCAAGCAATCCTTTGATACAGAAAACACCCTGCTGGACGGCGACAGTGTCATCGACTTTCCTATCCAACAACACGATTTGAACCGGTATGACGAGGTGCTGCTATGACGGAACTGACGATGGAACGTCTCAGGGAAAACCTCGAAAGCCTTAAGATGAAAAACACGCTGGAGATATTGGACAATTATCTTGAAAGAGCTGTAAAGGACGAACTCAACGTTGTAGATGTGCTCGACCATATCTTTGCCGAGGAAGCATTGTCAAAACGGCGACGCGCCTATGAAAAGCAGGTGCAAATGTCCGGATTTCCCATCAAAAAAACGTTGGAGGATTTTGATTTCAGTTTCCAGCCCTCCATTGACAAGCGCCAGATTGAAGAACTGGCTACCATGCGTTTCCTTGAAAACGGAGAGAATATCGTCTTCCTCGGCCCGCCCGGTGTGGGCAAGACCCATCTGGCCTCAGCACTGGGGCTGGTTGCCGCCAAGCATCGATTCTCCACCTATTACATCAACTGCCACACCCTAATTGAGCAGCTCAAAAAGGCTCATTTTGAGAATAGACTACCGGACAAGCTCAAAACTCTGGGCAAGTACAAAATGCTCATCATTGACGAAATTGGCTATCTCCCGATGGATATTCAGGGGGCGAATCTGTTTTTTCAACTGATTGCGAGACGTTATGAGAGAGTCTCCACGATCTTTACCTCCAATAAGACCTTTTCCCAATGGAATGAGATCTTCGCCGACGTCACTATCGCCTCTGCAATCCTAGACCGTGTTTTGCACCACTGCACCGTTGTCAATATCAAGGGTGAGAGCTATCGCCTTAAAGAGCGAAAGGAGTACATGAAGCAGAAGCAGCACATCGTCAACACCCTTTTCGAGCAGGGCCAAAACTAATTTTTCAACATTTCCTTACCGCTGTTTTCATGCATTTTTTAACTGGCGAAAACCTGCAAATTCAAATCGGCGTTGACACGCCGATCTGCGACAAAACAGGCATAATAGAGTAAGAATTTGTGGAAGGAACGTCCACTCGCTGTTCTATAATTGGCTTATTTATTAAATAAACATCCAGCTTGTCGAATTGTAGGTTTAACCAGAGATCAACTGGACCATAGGCGGGTAACATGTTCAACAGTTTCTGTGCACCGACTTTTGAGAGAACATAGCCAGAGGCTTGCCAAATTCCGCAATTTGGTTTATGTACTAGTCCATCTTCATGTATCCTAGTTTTTGGCTTTATGCCTACTTCTTGAAATGATAGAAATAGTATGTCAAAGGTAAACGGTTGCGACGATTTATTTATGATATCCGTCCACGCAGCGTCAAGGTTATTGGCGAACCCGCGCTCGAAATATACATCGTCCTCTAGAATGAGGGTATATGGAATATTATCGGAAGCGATTTTCTTCCATAGTTCTATGTGGGAAAGGGCTATCGCAATTTCTTGCGGCGTCATCTTTATTTTGTATGCTTTGGAGCTCTCGTCGATTTGAATGAGTGGATTAGGTTCAACCTGTAATTGATCGGCTAGAGTAAAATACGGACACAGCATCTTACTGTCAATTTTTTCATCAAGATATCGTGCATCAATAGCCGAAAATCTCCTGCTAAGTTCAAACAAAGAAGTGTCAGAACGGCTTTTTATCCTTTTCAGCTTATTACTTACTTGGCTCCATCTTTTTGGCTTTCGGTCAAGGTTTATGGCGTAAATCCTTTGAATTGAGTCTCTTGAGTCTTTGGAAAATGAATTGGATTGTCTGCAAACATCTAATAATCTTCGATGGAATAATAGTCTATATCGTATCCTATTGAGCGCTCCGGTATAATTTCTCATGTTCATAGTCAGTATTCTTTCTCGTATATATTTTATTGAAGTAGCTAAATATTACTGCCATCCCAAATCCTCCAATTCCGCTTATCTTTTCGATAATCTAATGGCCATTGGGGTACAGCGATATCGTCCCAGTTATCAAGAAACCTAAAATCATAATTTTTCTTTATAGCCTTTAATTCAATAATATGCCTCACTAAACTTGCAGTTGAGTTCCCGGGGCCAGTTGTTGATTGGACATCTTTTATGTCTCCATTAGATAATAATATTTGCGTAGAGCGTTCAAGAGCAAGCTGAATTAGTGGGTGATTGGGTGGCGAAATAATAGGGTCGTTATTGATGTAATAGATCTTATCAGAACGATATTCGTTCTTTAATATAAAGTCGACTGCCTTTACCATTGAATCTGTCGGCATATCGTAACATAGTGGCTGAATTTTTAGCCTACTATCGACGAATAATTCTTCAATAAGAATATTCCTATAAACATCATCTGCGTCGACATAGAATCTGCCATTTTTACTAAATAGCAAAGTCTAAAATAGTCTGATCTCATTGCAGGGTGTAGACAACGATGAAACGCGTTTAAATATCGATTTCCAAAATGATTTTTAATGAAGTTGTTTGCGGTTATGTCATCAAACAAGAGACGCTTAAAGCCTTGTTCTTCTAGCGGATGCCAACTTTCAATGCACTCCTGTACGTCCAAAGGTATCGATTCGCTGTCGTTCCAAAACTGGAATAATACATGCGGAATATTTTGGTCAGCACATTGTGGAGAAAAATTATCCTTATCGTTAATTAAGCCCCAAACAAATTTGGATCTCAATTCATGGTCTTCTGAAATATTTGCAGCTGATGGCATTATCATGAAAACACCTCAAAATTTTTATGTCTACTTTCTAAGTTGTAATAGCTGGAAAATAAAAGCATATCATATTTAATCCAAATGTTTAGTCTTAGAAATAAATACATATCTATTTTAACATAATAACAGTTCTATTGCAGTTTAACATTCACCGTATTCCTGTATTTTTTGAAGAGTGTAACGCAATCTGAAGAAAGAGCTTGAAATATA
Proteins encoded in this region:
- a CDS encoding 4Fe-4S dicluster domain-containing protein, with amino-acid sequence MILENRRPRWGKNCTHCMACIGACPVGAIEYKNHSKGKRRYYNTERV
- the istA gene encoding IS21 family transposase; translated protein: MEGANRMDIRSDRQKGLSYTEIARKYNIDPRTAKKYAESEARPVYSLSATKPSKLDPYKEQITVWLEEAPYSAERILEKIQEQGFEGGHSIVREYVRNKKEQLDEKATVRFETMPGLQGQMDWAFFEDHTVPEDGKLKKLYCFLFILGYSRTRYIEFVTNMSTNTLIRCHANAFRYLGGYPEEILYDNMKQVVIKRLLKQEDSTLNRQFEDFAGFYGFKPCAVPAIPRPDKG
- a CDS encoding Mu transposase domain-containing protein, with the protein product MIGIKYSSLDDLNGQALAWCNKVNGKVHATTNEIPFERLKKEGLNPLKREYIIDKINLRRVQKDCLISYGGNQYSVPSEYAGEDVAVVALDNVLAVYYEGKQIALHRISYQKKDMVVNAHHYRRLTVKQSFDTENTLLDGDSVIDFPIQQHDLNRYDEVLL
- the istB gene encoding IS21-like element helper ATPase IstB, with the protein product MTELTMERLRENLESLKMKNTLEILDNYLERAVKDELNVVDVLDHIFAEEALSKRRRAYEKQVQMSGFPIKKTLEDFDFSFQPSIDKRQIEELATMRFLENGENIVFLGPPGVGKTHLASALGLVAAKHRFSTYYINCHTLIEQLKKAHFENRLPDKLKTLGKYKMLIIDEIGYLPMDIQGANLFFQLIARRYERVSTIFTSNKTFSQWNEIFADVTIASAILDRVLHHCTVVNIKGESYRLKERKEYMKQKQHIVNTLFEQGQN
- a CDS encoding glycosyltransferase family 25 protein; amino-acid sequence: MNMRNYTGALNRIRYRLLFHRRLLDVCRQSNSFSKDSRDSIQRIYAINLDRKPKRWSQVSNKLKRIKSRSDTSLFELSRRFSAIDARYLDEKIDSKMLCPYFTLADQLQVEPNPLIQIDESSKAYKIKMTPQEIAIALSHIELWKKIASDNIPYTLILEDDVYFERGFANNLDAAWTDIINKSSQPFTFDILFLSFQEVGIKPKTRIHEDGLVHKPNCGIWQASGYVLSKVGAQKLLNMLPAYGPVDLWLNLQFDKLDVYLINKPIIEQRVDVPSTNSYSIMPVLSQIGVSTPI